One window from the genome of Gavia stellata isolate bGavSte3 chromosome 10, bGavSte3.hap2, whole genome shotgun sequence encodes:
- the FASLG gene encoding tumor necrosis factor ligand superfamily member 6 — protein sequence MQAYKGRAGSSPRAQSGTAPAVFGCHMEDPAKHVQSIPLPAMQQNLNYVYPQIFWVDGCANASTSCPPAPPVAPFPPPVPDRRRKPRNNRERRSVGFLVISLLILLALTGVGLSMFQIFHLEKELAELRESASTEHIPPALEKLIGEKEQSMKKEARKAAHLTGNPVQRDLPLEWEPISGHAFTNGIQYRDQGLVINETGLYFVYSNVLFRGSICSSQVLTHIVYKKNPASPGSHVLMEDKGINYCTSQKTWARKSYLGALFKLRKMDSLHVNVSKIALVNFEESKTFFGLFKL from the exons ATGCAGGCGTATAAAGGCAGAGCTGGGTcttcccccagggctcagtctgGGACAGCCCCGGCAGTTTTTGGCTGCCATATGGAAGATCCCGCCAAGCACGTCCAGTCTATCCCGCTCCCGGCCATGCAACAGAACTTGAACTACGTGTACCCCCAGATCTTTTGGGTGGATGGCTGTGCGAATGCAAGTACTTCCtgccccccggcaccccccgtTGCTCCTTTCCCACCACCAGTACCTGACCGGAGGAGAAAGCCAAGGAAcaacagggaaaggaggagcGTCGGCTTCCTGGTGATCTCCTTGCTGATCCTGCTGGCCCTCACTGGAGTGGGGCTGAGCATGTTCCAAATTTTCCACCTGGAGAAGGAACTGGCTGAACTCAGAGAG TCTGCCAGCACTGAACACATCCCTCCAGCTTTGGAGAAACTCATAG gggagaaggagcagtcAATGAAAAAGGAAGCGAGGAAGGCAGCACACTTAACAG GGAACCCTGTCCAGCGGGACCTCCCTTTGGAGTGGGAACCCATCTCTGGCCATGCTTTCACCAATGGCATTCAGTATCGCGATCAGGGCCTCGTCATCAATGAGACAGGCCTGTACTTCGTGTACTCCAACGTGCTTTTCCGGGGCAGCATCTGCAGCAGCCAGGTGTTGACACACATTGTCTACAAGAAAAACCCGGCCTCGCCGGGCAGCCATGTGCTGATGGAGGACAAAGGCATCAACTACTGTACGAGTCAGAAAACGTGGGCCCGGAAAAGCTATCTGGGGGCTTTATTCAAGCTCAGGAAGATGGACAGTTTGCACGTCAACGTCTCCAAAATTGCTTTGGTTAATTTTGAGGAATCCAAGACATTCTTTGGCTTATTTAAGCTTTAA